Proteins encoded in a region of the Nicotiana tomentosiformis chromosome 9, ASM39032v3, whole genome shotgun sequence genome:
- the LOC104091399 gene encoding uncharacterized protein — protein sequence MGVKFVLFKILVLFIIVIMAMGNEGILVTATTVGTWAGSKYEIACTMCAACDNPCATPSPPPPPPPSSSNNCPPPPSPPSSGGGNYYYSPPPPPSSSSSGGGGDGNSYYSPPPPGGVIGGYYPPPYQNYPSGPVPPPPNPIVPYFPFYFYNPPPPSQSAAFKLTHYYSSFITTMFILFFIFL from the coding sequence ATGGGAGTAAAGTTTGTTCTTTTCAAGATTCTTGTGCTCTTCATCATAGTGATAATGGCTATGGGAAATGAGGGTATTTTGGTAACTGCAACAACTGTTGGGACATGGGCAGGTTCAAAGTATGAGATTGCATGTACAATGTGTGCAGCTTGTGACAACCCCTGTGCCACCCCATCTCCGCCACCTCCTCCGCCGCCATCATCCTCTAACAATTGTCCTCCGCCACCCTCTCCTCCTAGCTCCGGTGGTGGAAATTACTATTattcaccaccaccaccaccctcCTCCTCCTCTAGTGGTGGTGGCGGCGACGGCAATTCCTATTACTCACCACCTCCACCTGGTGGTGTAATTGGTGGTTACTACCCTccaccctaccaaaattacccttcTGGCCCTGTTCCTCCACCTCCTAATCCTATTGTTCCCTATTTCCCCTTCTACTTCTATAATCCTCCACCACCTTCACAATCTGCTGCTTTTAAGCTCACTCATTATTATTCTTCTTTTATCACCACTATGTTCATTCTCTTCTTCATTTTCCTTTGA
- the LOC104091400 gene encoding uncharacterized protein has protein sequence MEMLKKIQVNIPLIDTLREMPSYAKMMKDLMCRKFDFQDLVTMTLTQTCSAIVTRPIAEKLSDPGIFTILCTIGSYAFAKALCYLGASINLMPLSIYKRIDIGRVGKFVFPTDFVILDCQVDEEIPIILGRPLLAHNESFDRF, from the exons atggagatgttgaaGAAGATTCAGGTGAACATTCCACTAATTGATACCTTAAGGGAGATGCCtagttatgcaaaaatgatgaaggacttgatgtgtcgcaagttcgactttcaagacttggtGACTATGACACTGACTCAGACTTGCAGTGCTATCGTGACAAGACCTATAGCTGAAAAGCTATCTGACCCTGGGATTTTCACAATTCTGTGCACCATAGGCAGCTATGCTTTTGCCAAAGCATTGTGTTatttgggggcgagcataaacttgatgcccttgtctATCTATAAAAGGATAGACATTGGAAGg GTTGGAAAGTTTGTGTTTCCGACAGATTTTGTTATTCTAGACTGCCAGGTTGATGAAGAGAtccccataattttgggaaggccattATTGGCCCACAATGAGAGCTTTGATCGATTCTGA
- the LOC138898782 gene encoding uncharacterized protein, whose translation MEIYAKSYDVKVWRVIKKGIYLLPTTKFDKKAEGKSSTDPEDINDYSDEQMAVIQVNATIQNLLYNAINGEEYEKISSCNIAKEMWDKQEVTYEGTRKVKETRINVTTQISHLRMS comes from the coding sequence ATGGAAATATATGCAAAATCCTACGATGTCAAGGTGTGGCGTGTAATCAAGAAGGGAATCTATCTACTTCCAACAACAAAGTTTGACAAGAAAGCTGAAGGAAAATCATCCACTGATCCAGAAGATATAAATGACTATTCTGATGAGCAAATGGCAGTAATCCAAGTTAATGCCACGATACAAAATCTGTTATATAATGCCATCAATGGAGAAGAATATGAGAAAATTTCAAGTTGCAATATAGCTAAGGAAATGTGGGATAAACAAGAAGTTACCTATGAAGGAACTAGAAAAGTGAAAGAAACAAGGAtaaatgtcacaacccaaatttctcaccttaggatgtcgtga